In one Catenovulum adriaticum genomic region, the following are encoded:
- a CDS encoding aldose epimerase family protein, whose translation MSVNSKLSIETSEYGITPAGKNVQLFTLTNAKGAQASITNFGAILVNLMTPDSQGQFADIVLGFDHFEEYLTNPAYFGATIGRFGNRIANGQCKIDGKLYTFAQNNGTNQLHGGLEGFDKKVWQASTFETPSAVGVHFDLLSEDGDQGYPGNLTVRTTYQLDNNNKLSIEYTATTDQTTVINLTNHSYFNLNLANHTQVLNHELKSPAKFITELNQNSIPTGEYLPVEGTAFDFLQFKKIGQDIDSQNAQIEIGSGYDHNFVLDNDAEQLTLAAEIIERESGRRLKIQTTEPGFQFYTGNFLDENLKGKGRAFGSRSGFCIEPQHVPDSPNQAKFKSTLLKPDETYNSKMVFEFDAL comes from the coding sequence ATGTCAGTCAATTCAAAATTATCAATTGAAACCAGTGAATACGGTATCACGCCAGCGGGTAAAAATGTTCAGTTATTTACGTTAACAAATGCGAAAGGGGCACAAGCCAGCATTACAAACTTTGGTGCAATTTTGGTAAATTTGATGACACCAGATAGCCAAGGGCAGTTTGCCGATATTGTATTAGGTTTTGACCATTTTGAAGAATACCTAACGAACCCAGCTTATTTTGGCGCAACGATTGGACGTTTTGGTAATCGTATTGCCAATGGACAATGTAAAATTGATGGCAAACTCTACACATTTGCGCAAAACAACGGTACAAACCAACTACATGGTGGTTTGGAAGGGTTTGATAAAAAAGTATGGCAAGCAAGCACGTTTGAAACACCCTCCGCGGTAGGCGTTCATTTTGATTTACTAAGCGAAGATGGCGATCAAGGATACCCGGGTAATTTAACGGTGCGCACCACGTATCAGTTAGATAATAACAATAAACTTAGCATTGAATACACAGCGACCACAGATCAAACCACCGTCATTAATTTAACTAACCACAGCTATTTTAATTTAAATTTAGCAAACCATACTCAAGTGTTAAACCACGAGCTAAAAAGCCCTGCTAAATTTATTACTGAGCTTAATCAAAATAGTATTCCTACAGGTGAGTATTTACCCGTTGAAGGTACAGCCTTTGATTTTTTACAATTTAAAAAGATTGGCCAAGATATAGATAGCCAAAATGCTCAAATTGAAATTGGCTCAGGTTATGACCATAATTTTGTGTTAGATAATGATGCAGAGCAGCTAACGTTAGCGGCTGAAATTATCGAGCGGGAAAGTGGCCGACGATTAAAAATACAAACGACAGAACCTGGTTTTCAATTTTATACCGGTAATTTTTTAGACGAAAACTTAAAAGGTAAAGGCCGAGCGTTTGGTTCGCGTTCTGGCTTTTGTATTGAGCCACAACATGTACCTGATTCACCTAATCAAGCTAAATTTAAATCAACTTTATTAAAACCCGACGAAACTTATAATAGTAAGATGGTATTTGAATTTGACGCGCTTTAA
- a CDS encoding M61 family metallopeptidase — translation MSIQYSVNFDEANKHIFNVKIAIPKHEHSVLHLSLPAWIPGSYMIRDFSKNIINLSATKDCEKLAINLIDKQNWSIHSGGEAFTVEYQVYAFDSSVRTAYLDQSRAFFNGTSLFISVNEFQDQKHKVELIAPEFTDNWKVATGLQRAAETSVYHFGHYYSDDYAQLIDCPVEIGDFTHLEFEVSGTPHYLILNGKHYADTARLVKDVTKLCQHHIDLFEKETGGKPPFKEYWFLTNILPSGFGGLEHKNSTALLCSTFDFPNVNKPDELSDGYRTFLSLVSHEFFHNWNVCRIKPEEFIPYSLSSESYTKQLWAFEGITSYYDDFSLFRTGIISFEDYLKLKSKTISRVNRGQGQLKQNLIESSFYTWTKFYQQGADAANNIVSYYTKGSLIALWLDLTIRKATNATKSLDDVMRALWAEFVNKGADYKGTQLDTIINIVDSLIFSDTTASGNNSTSIQDEFYQLLNDKSPIPLTELLADFGVELKQVPSKAASLLEVSSNEHSPYLGFMFKESKLGVDIMQVLEDSPAEKAGISVQDNIIAIDNIVVNKANFENVVNNLALNQEYTVSYIRNGELFNSIIQLSDAINELSQLTVVNAEKAKNWQEIV, via the coding sequence ATGAGCATTCAATACAGCGTTAATTTTGATGAAGCAAATAAGCATATTTTTAATGTTAAAATAGCTATCCCCAAACACGAACATTCAGTTTTGCATTTATCCTTGCCGGCTTGGATTCCTGGCTCATACATGATCCGTGACTTTTCTAAAAATATTATTAATTTAAGTGCAACTAAAGACTGTGAAAAATTAGCGATAAACCTTATTGATAAACAAAATTGGTCGATTCATTCTGGCGGTGAAGCATTCACGGTTGAATATCAGGTTTATGCTTTTGATAGTTCAGTAAGAACCGCTTATTTAGATCAAAGCCGAGCCTTTTTTAACGGTACTAGCTTATTTATTTCAGTGAATGAATTTCAAGATCAAAAACATAAAGTTGAATTAATAGCACCTGAGTTTACTGATAATTGGAAAGTGGCGACTGGCTTACAAAGAGCAGCAGAAACCTCGGTTTATCATTTTGGTCATTATTACAGTGATGATTACGCTCAGTTAATTGATTGCCCTGTCGAAATTGGTGATTTTACCCATCTTGAATTTGAAGTTTCAGGCACACCACATTATTTAATTTTAAACGGTAAACACTACGCTGATACTGCGCGCCTCGTAAAAGACGTTACCAAGCTTTGTCAGCACCATATCGATTTATTTGAAAAAGAAACCGGTGGTAAACCGCCTTTCAAAGAATACTGGTTTTTAACAAACATTCTGCCAAGTGGTTTTGGTGGATTAGAGCATAAAAACTCTACTGCTTTGTTATGTTCAACGTTTGATTTTCCAAACGTGAACAAGCCAGATGAATTATCAGATGGCTATAGAACCTTTTTAAGCTTAGTTTCACATGAATTTTTTCATAATTGGAACGTATGCAGAATCAAGCCTGAAGAATTTATTCCCTATAGTTTAAGCAGCGAAAGTTACACTAAGCAATTATGGGCGTTTGAAGGGATTACGTCTTATTATGATGATTTTAGTTTATTCAGAACTGGGATTATTTCGTTTGAAGATTATTTAAAACTTAAAAGCAAAACCATTAGCCGTGTTAACCGAGGTCAAGGTCAGTTAAAACAAAACTTAATTGAATCTAGTTTTTACACATGGACTAAGTTTTATCAGCAAGGCGCTGATGCGGCTAACAATATTGTCAGTTACTATACTAAAGGCTCGTTAATCGCCTTGTGGCTTGATTTAACCATTCGTAAAGCGACGAACGCGACTAAATCGCTAGACGATGTTATGCGTGCTTTATGGGCTGAATTTGTTAATAAAGGGGCGGATTACAAAGGGACGCAATTAGATACTATTATTAATATTGTAGATAGTCTTATTTTTTCAGATACAACAGCTTCAGGTAACAATTCGACAAGCATCCAAGACGAGTTTTATCAGTTATTAAATGATAAATCCCCTATTCCATTAACTGAATTATTAGCTGATTTTGGGGTTGAATTAAAACAAGTACCCTCTAAAGCAGCATCATTGCTAGAAGTTTCATCTAATGAACATAGCCCTTATCTGGGGTTTATGTTTAAAGAATCAAAATTAGGCGTAGATATAATGCAAGTGCTGGAAGATTCGCCTGCAGAAAAAGCAGGTATTAGCGTTCAAGATAATATTATTGCCATTGATAATATTGTGGTGAACAAAGCTAATTTTGAAAACGTCGTTAATAATCTCGCATTAAATCAAGAATACACAGTTTCTTATATTAGAAATGGTGAACTATTTAACTCCATTATTCAATTAAGTGATGCAATTAACGAACTTAGCCAATTAACTGTTGTTAATGCAGAAAAAGCGAAAAACTGGCAAGAGATAGTTTAA
- a CDS encoding M23 family metallopeptidase, giving the protein MQLRKIINRRLSDLTQFTSVLFTGILGLLLASMANAQPTSAQVKVSAQALQQGGFVKGRLANCQSYKVVDSQTTQQGLCTENGDFVFGFGRDADLKQTVTFTLSNNQQINYPLKLTKRSYKEDKVNGVPSKTVNPPQSVLDRISKENGEIWLARNQESNKTAFLQNFIWPAKGRISGVYGSRRIFNGVPKRPHFGLDVAAPTGTQVVAPADGEITVAHKDMFYSGGTLILDHGYGLSSTFIHLSKLHVKKGDTVSQGDLIGEIGQSGRATGPHLDWRINWYQIRLDPQFWVKAGGNQ; this is encoded by the coding sequence GTGCAATTGCGCAAAATAATTAATCGAAGATTAAGCGATTTAACTCAGTTTACATCAGTTTTATTTACAGGCATTTTGGGGCTGTTACTAGCCTCAATGGCCAACGCACAACCTACATCAGCACAGGTTAAAGTTAGCGCTCAAGCGCTACAGCAAGGCGGCTTTGTAAAAGGTCGTTTAGCAAATTGCCAGTCATATAAAGTAGTTGATAGCCAAACCACACAACAAGGTTTATGTACCGAAAACGGAGATTTTGTATTTGGTTTTGGTCGTGACGCCGATTTAAAACAAACAGTCACTTTTACTTTGTCTAATAACCAGCAAATCAATTATCCTCTTAAATTAACTAAACGCAGTTACAAAGAAGATAAAGTAAACGGTGTGCCAAGCAAAACAGTCAACCCGCCTCAATCCGTTTTAGATCGAATTAGTAAAGAAAACGGCGAAATTTGGCTTGCGCGTAACCAAGAATCTAACAAAACCGCTTTTTTACAAAACTTTATCTGGCCAGCCAAAGGGCGTATATCTGGAGTTTATGGTAGTCGACGCATTTTTAATGGTGTCCCCAAGCGACCTCATTTTGGCTTAGATGTGGCTGCGCCAACGGGTACACAAGTAGTAGCACCGGCGGATGGTGAAATTACCGTTGCTCACAAAGATATGTTTTATTCTGGTGGTACGCTTATTTTAGACCATGGGTATGGGCTTTCATCTACCTTTATTCATTTATCTAAATTACATGTCAAAAAAGGCGATACAGTGAGTCAGGGTGATCTGATTGGCGAAATAGGTCAAAGTGGACGCGCTACCGGTCCTCATTTAGATTGGCGAATCAATTGGTATCAAATCCGACTCGATCCTCAATTTTGGGTAAAAGCGGGTGGTAATCAGTAA
- a CDS encoding 6-carboxytetrahydropterin synthase: MHLFVNDLTIIDFSYLDTKRGIVGESWIVDVALIGQLNDQNMVLDFGVVKSQIKRIIDQEFDHKLHIGEDSSALVSKIMQQDNLNILYKTDALEYIFMSAPPSAYCFLQADKVNIDEVLPLIRATIMRHMPENVKDIEITLRPEQINQAYYHYSHGLKKHDGNCQRIVHGHRSKVTVYENGQVSEAWQSYWEKRWQDIYIGSEEDVSVELLTEFCHQHHLNSDQYVGFEYSASQGEYKLVCPTSLVDLIDRDTTVECLAEFMLEVMQQRAPNSQFKVMAYEGVSKGAIAQNN, encoded by the coding sequence ATGCATTTATTCGTAAACGACTTAACCATAATTGACTTTTCTTATCTTGATACCAAACGAGGCATCGTGGGTGAAAGTTGGATAGTAGATGTTGCTTTAATTGGCCAGTTAAACGATCAAAACATGGTGTTGGATTTTGGGGTAGTCAAAAGCCAAATTAAGCGCATTATTGACCAAGAGTTTGATCACAAACTACATATAGGCGAAGACTCATCTGCGTTGGTAAGCAAAATCATGCAGCAAGATAACTTAAATATTTTGTATAAAACCGACGCGCTTGAGTATATTTTTATGTCGGCGCCGCCTTCAGCTTACTGTTTTTTACAGGCCGATAAAGTTAATATTGACGAAGTACTACCACTTATTCGCGCTACCATTATGCGCCATATGCCAGAAAACGTAAAAGATATTGAAATTACACTTAGACCAGAACAAATTAATCAAGCGTATTATCACTACAGTCATGGCTTGAAAAAGCACGATGGTAATTGTCAGCGAATTGTTCATGGCCACCGCTCAAAAGTAACGGTTTATGAAAATGGTCAAGTGAGTGAGGCATGGCAAAGTTATTGGGAAAAACGCTGGCAAGATATTTATATCGGTAGTGAAGAAGATGTTTCGGTTGAATTATTAACCGAGTTTTGTCATCAGCATCATTTAAACAGTGATCAATATGTCGGTTTTGAATATTCAGCCAGCCAAGGTGAATATAAATTAGTTTGCCCAACGAGTTTAGTTGATTTGATTGACCGAGACACAACGGTTGAGTGTTTAGCTGAATTTATGCTTGAAGTCATGCAACAACGAGCGCCTAACAGTCAATTTAAAGTGATGGCGTATGAAGGGGTTTCTAAAGGTGCAATTGCGCAAAATAATTAA
- a CDS encoding class II 3-deoxy-7-phosphoheptulonate synthase, translating into MSDWSPSSWRNFPILQQPNYPDHAHLKQVESQLSTYPPLVFAAETRSLFDQLGDVAQGKAFLLQGGDCAESFTDFNAPKIRDTFKTLLQMAVVLTFSGSCPIVKVARMAGQYAKPRSDDMETRDGIALPSYRGDIVNGFDFTESSRVPNPEHLLTAYHHSSATLNLLRAFAQGGLADLHQVNRWNMDFIGNSPISEKYHDVALQIQQALEFMEVIGINPDNTPKIKETDLYTSHEALLLNYEEALTRRDTLTGLWYDCSAHMVWIGERTRQLDHAHIEFFRGINNPIGVKVGPSMKPDELIQLIDALNPNNIPGRLTLITRMGADKLAANLPALVKKVKQEGRHVVWISDPMHGNTIKAANGYKTRNFDSILSEIEQFFAVHRSENSYAGGIHLEMTGLNVTECTGGAYQISETDLAQCYQTQCDPRLNQTQVLEMAFRICDTLKTARADYLATS; encoded by the coding sequence GTGTCAGATTGGTCACCGAGTTCATGGCGAAACTTTCCCATTTTGCAACAGCCAAACTATCCGGATCATGCTCATTTAAAACAAGTTGAAAGCCAACTAAGTACTTATCCACCTTTGGTTTTTGCGGCTGAAACTCGATCCTTATTTGACCAATTAGGTGATGTTGCACAAGGCAAAGCATTTTTATTACAAGGGGGTGATTGCGCCGAATCATTCACCGATTTTAATGCACCTAAAATTCGCGATACTTTTAAAACCTTATTACAAATGGCAGTGGTGTTAACCTTTAGTGGGAGTTGCCCGATTGTAAAAGTCGCACGAATGGCCGGGCAATATGCCAAACCAAGATCTGATGATATGGAAACACGAGATGGGATTGCGTTGCCAAGCTATCGTGGCGATATTGTAAATGGTTTTGATTTTACCGAAAGCTCACGTGTGCCTAACCCTGAACATTTATTAACGGCTTATCATCATTCATCGGCAACCCTTAATTTATTAAGAGCGTTTGCGCAAGGTGGTTTGGCTGACTTACACCAAGTTAATCGTTGGAATATGGACTTTATTGGTAATTCACCTATTAGTGAAAAATACCATGATGTTGCGTTGCAAATTCAACAAGCACTTGAATTTATGGAAGTGATTGGCATAAACCCCGATAACACACCAAAAATTAAAGAAACTGACTTGTACACCTCGCACGAAGCTTTACTGCTAAATTATGAAGAAGCACTGACTCGTCGTGATACTTTAACCGGGTTATGGTACGACTGCTCTGCCCACATGGTTTGGATTGGTGAAAGAACTCGTCAATTAGATCACGCACACATTGAGTTTTTCCGTGGGATTAATAACCCCATTGGGGTTAAAGTTGGGCCGAGCATGAAACCAGACGAATTAATTCAGCTGATTGATGCGCTAAACCCCAACAACATACCAGGTCGTTTAACGTTAATTACGCGAATGGGCGCAGATAAATTAGCAGCCAACTTACCGGCATTAGTGAAAAAAGTGAAACAAGAAGGTCGCCACGTTGTTTGGATTAGCGACCCCATGCATGGAAATACCATTAAAGCGGCTAACGGTTATAAAACGCGTAACTTTGATAGTATTTTGTCAGAGATCGAACAGTTTTTTGCCGTACATCGCAGTGAAAATAGTTACGCCGGTGGGATTCATTTAGAAATGACCGGCCTTAATGTAACTGAATGTACAGGTGGCGCTTATCAAATTTCTGAAACAGATTTAGCTCAGTGTTATCAAACGCAATGTGATCCACGCTTAAATCAAACTCAGGTATTGGAAATGGCATTTAGAATTTGTGATACTTTAAAAACAGCTCGAGCTGATTATTTAGCGACCAGCTAA
- a CDS encoding low molecular weight protein-tyrosine-phosphatase, producing the protein MANTQNLNARSILFVCLGNICRSPTAHAIFRQLAQQAGLSIEIDSAGTAGYHKGAAPDKRAKAAGVKRGYDFSNLSARPVITADFKKFDLILAMDQSNYDELVAACPSEHQHKIQLFLDFAEQYPDESEVPDPYYGGAAGFEYVLDLVEDASKGLLNQLSR; encoded by the coding sequence ATGGCAAATACTCAAAATTTAAACGCACGCTCTATTTTATTCGTTTGTTTAGGCAACATTTGCCGCTCGCCGACCGCGCATGCTATTTTTCGCCAACTAGCTCAACAAGCTGGCTTGTCAATTGAAATAGACTCTGCAGGCACGGCTGGTTATCACAAAGGTGCAGCGCCAGACAAAAGAGCAAAAGCCGCAGGGGTAAAGCGTGGATACGACTTTTCTAACTTATCGGCCAGGCCCGTGATCACTGCAGATTTTAAAAAGTTTGATTTAATTTTAGCGATGGATCAATCTAATTATGATGAGTTGGTTGCAGCTTGCCCTAGTGAGCACCAGCATAAAATTCAGCTATTTCTAGATTTCGCTGAGCAATATCCCGACGAGTCTGAGGTTCCAGATCCTTATTATGGTGGTGCGGCAGGCTTTGAATATGTACTTGATTTAGTTGAAGATGCCTCCAAAGGATTATTAAATCAACTTAGCCGTTAA
- the nagZ gene encoding beta-N-acetylhexosaminidase encodes MSALMLDLHGYEIDAEEKEILQHPMVGGLILFSRNFDNVKQLTELTQQIKKLARQPILIAVDQEGGRVQRFRQGFSPIPAMHDLHKAKLGLSTTQLCLEMGWLMASEMQSVGIDLSFAPVLDLNGISEVIMNRAFHSQSDKVIELAGAFIRGMKQAGMKATGKHFPGHGSVKADSHIAAPIDSRSKNTIFSQDMQVFSSLIAQNDLDAIMPAHVIYSQVDDKPAGFSPHWLQHILKEKLDFNGVIFSDDLSMQAANIAGDYVGKAQAALSAGCDMILACNNRSGAVQILDAYQTLQTFIKPSSDKKIKALLSQYSLNKLQLEQTARWQQANKLAQRLSE; translated from the coding sequence ATGAGCGCTTTAATGCTTGATCTGCATGGCTATGAAATAGATGCAGAAGAAAAAGAAATTTTACAACACCCTATGGTTGGAGGATTAATTTTATTCAGCCGTAATTTTGACAATGTGAAGCAACTAACCGAATTAACCCAACAAATAAAAAAGCTTGCCAGACAACCCATTTTAATTGCGGTTGATCAGGAAGGGGGGCGAGTTCAGAGATTTCGTCAAGGGTTTAGTCCAATTCCTGCGATGCACGATTTACATAAAGCAAAATTGGGCCTTAGCACAACGCAGCTTTGTCTTGAAATGGGGTGGCTGATGGCGAGTGAAATGCAATCAGTCGGGATAGATTTAAGTTTTGCCCCCGTATTGGATTTAAATGGCATATCTGAAGTTATTATGAATCGAGCTTTTCATAGCCAATCCGATAAAGTCATCGAATTGGCTGGGGCGTTTATTCGTGGAATGAAACAAGCCGGTATGAAAGCAACAGGCAAACACTTCCCAGGACATGGTAGTGTAAAAGCTGATTCACATATTGCAGCGCCAATAGATTCACGTTCTAAAAACACTATTTTTTCGCAAGATATGCAAGTTTTTAGCTCACTCATCGCACAAAACGATTTAGATGCCATTATGCCTGCACATGTGATTTATTCACAAGTTGATGATAAACCAGCAGGCTTTTCACCGCATTGGTTACAACACATTTTAAAAGAAAAATTGGATTTTAATGGGGTCATATTTAGTGATGATTTATCCATGCAAGCTGCGAATATCGCGGGTGATTATGTGGGTAAAGCGCAAGCGGCTTTAAGTGCTGGCTGTGATATGATTTTAGCCTGTAATAACCGAAGTGGCGCAGTGCAGATATTGGATGCATATCAGACATTGCAAACTTTTATCAAACCAAGTTCGGACAAAAAAATTAAGGCTTTGCTGAGTCAATATTCGCTCAATAAGTTACAGTTAGAGCAAACCGCTCGCTGGCAACAAGCAAATAAATTGGCCCAGCGCCTTTCAGAATAA
- a CDS encoding acyl-CoA dehydrogenase, whose translation MWFLILLIIAIGILFGVKDIRQKYITEPVFKMFKRILPPMSETEKQAMEAGDVWWDGDIFSGKPDWQKLHQYPDVKLSADEQAFIDNQLETLLSMLDDFSIVHETKDLPESVWQYLKQEGFFAMIIPKKYGGLEFSATANSTIVTKIATRSVSTAVCVMVPNSLGPGELLMHYGTQDQKDRWLPGLANGTDVPCFALTGPEAGSDAGAIPDKGIICEQEFNGEKTLGIKLTWDKRYITLAPVATVLGLAFKLYDPEHLLGEEESLGITCALIPTDHPGVNIGDRHMPMGLAFMNGTTTGKDVFIPIDWIIGGPDYAGKGWRMLVECLSAGRGISLPALGSAVGHLTTKMTSAYCYIRKQFGLSIGRFEGVQESLARMGGTAYTTEAARRFTTSALDTGFSPSVVTAISKYHLTEMGREMINDAMDIHAGKGIQLGPKNYLAHLYWGVPVAITVEGANILTRNLMIFGQGATRCHPYVFAEMQAAADPDYQKGLNTFDGLLMKHMLHTGRNFGYALFHGLTLGKLSKAPVAGETAQYYQQLNRASAGLALVSDISMLILGGALKRKEMISARLGDIFSQLYLASAVLKRYEADGRQVSDLPFVHYAMQTALYKIGVAFDGYFNNFRPRWLAHVIKRVVFPFGIHYKQPSDILARALCRSLLKQNETREKITHLCYIGKGENDPTRVMESAFIAMQKCQPIELKISAAQKNNKIPRRVPFVEAIELALTANIINEDEAKQIRDAEKLRQSAIAVDSFSAEQLSK comes from the coding sequence ATGTGGTTTTTAATATTACTAATTATCGCAATAGGCATTTTATTTGGGGTTAAAGATATCCGACAAAAGTATATCACTGAACCCGTGTTTAAAATGTTTAAGCGTATTTTACCTCCGATGTCGGAAACTGAAAAACAAGCAATGGAAGCCGGTGATGTATGGTGGGACGGTGACATTTTTTCTGGTAAACCAGATTGGCAAAAGTTGCATCAATATCCTGACGTGAAGCTTTCAGCCGATGAACAAGCTTTTATTGATAATCAGCTAGAAACTTTATTATCTATGCTGGATGACTTTAGCATTGTCCACGAAACCAAAGATTTACCTGAATCGGTTTGGCAATACTTAAAGCAAGAAGGTTTTTTTGCCATGATCATCCCCAAAAAATATGGTGGGTTAGAATTTTCAGCGACAGCCAATTCAACCATAGTGACAAAAATAGCAACGCGCAGTGTCAGCACGGCTGTTTGTGTGATGGTGCCAAATAGCTTGGGTCCTGGTGAGTTATTAATGCATTATGGTACACAAGACCAAAAAGATAGATGGTTACCAGGTTTAGCTAATGGTACAGATGTTCCTTGTTTTGCATTAACCGGACCTGAAGCCGGATCGGATGCAGGTGCTATCCCGGATAAAGGGATTATTTGCGAGCAAGAATTTAATGGCGAAAAAACACTTGGTATTAAACTGACTTGGGACAAACGATATATTACATTAGCGCCAGTGGCGACCGTATTAGGTTTAGCTTTTAAATTATATGACCCTGAGCATTTACTTGGTGAAGAAGAATCGTTAGGTATTACTTGTGCGCTTATTCCTACTGATCATCCGGGCGTTAACATTGGCGATCGTCACATGCCGATGGGTTTGGCTTTTATGAATGGCACAACCACAGGTAAAGATGTATTTATTCCAATTGACTGGATTATTGGTGGTCCAGATTATGCCGGTAAAGGTTGGAGAATGTTGGTTGAATGTTTATCTGCAGGCCGCGGCATATCGCTTCCAGCATTAGGTTCTGCAGTTGGTCATTTAACCACTAAAATGACCTCAGCTTACTGTTATATCCGTAAACAATTTGGCTTGTCGATAGGCCGATTTGAAGGCGTACAAGAATCGTTAGCTAGAATGGGCGGCACCGCTTATACCACAGAAGCCGCACGACGTTTTACGACGTCAGCGTTAGATACAGGTTTTAGTCCATCTGTTGTAACAGCCATTTCTAAATACCATTTAACCGAAATGGGTCGTGAAATGATAAATGATGCAATGGATATTCATGCAGGTAAAGGTATTCAATTAGGGCCTAAAAATTACTTAGCGCATTTGTATTGGGGTGTGCCGGTGGCTATTACGGTGGAAGGCGCTAATATTTTAACCCGTAATTTAATGATTTTTGGCCAAGGGGCTACTCGTTGTCATCCATATGTGTTTGCAGAGATGCAAGCAGCAGCTGATCCTGACTATCAAAAAGGGTTAAATACGTTTGATGGTTTATTAATGAAGCATATGCTTCATACCGGACGAAATTTTGGTTATGCCTTATTTCATGGCTTAACTTTAGGTAAGTTGAGTAAAGCGCCGGTGGCTGGTGAAACTGCACAATATTATCAACAGTTAAACCGTGCGAGTGCTGGTTTAGCTTTAGTGTCTGATATTTCGATGCTTATTTTAGGTGGGGCGCTGAAACGAAAAGAGATGATTTCGGCCCGCTTAGGTGATATTTTCAGCCAACTTTATCTAGCATCTGCTGTACTTAAACGATATGAAGCAGATGGTCGTCAAGTATCTGATTTGCCATTTGTGCACTACGCAATGCAAACCGCACTTTATAAAATTGGGGTGGCGTTTGATGGCTACTTTAATAACTTTAGACCTAGATGGTTAGCGCATGTAATAAAACGAGTGGTGTTTCCATTTGGTATCCATTATAAGCAACCATCGGATATTTTAGCTCGCGCTTTATGCCGAAGCTTGTTAAAACAAAATGAAACTCGGGAAAAAATTACCCACTTATGCTACATAGGTAAAGGTGAAAATGATCCGACACGTGTAATGGAATCGGCTTTTATTGCAATGCAAAAATGTCAACCAATTGAGCTTAAAATTAGCGCAGCGCAAAAAAATAATAAGATTCCACGCAGGGTGCCTTTTGTTGAAGCGATCGAGTTAGCGCTTACCGCCAACATTATTAACGAAGATGAGGCTAAGCAAATTAGAGACGCTGAAAAATTACGGCAATCGGCGATTGCAGTAGATAGCTTTTCGGCTGAACAGTTGTCTAAATAA
- a CDS encoding TetR/AcrR family transcriptional regulator, with protein sequence MKKLDTKSRILNAAEQLFARYGFNNTSLRQITSEANVNLASVNYHFGSKKSLIQAVMARYLEVFMPTVFSELQLLVNNQDSDNAQPSVDQLLNAFVNPLLALNKINNQSARHFMVMIGRGYSETQGHLRRYISEQYSQELNQIIELFAKTLPHLTKSELFWRLHFSLGSLVFMMTSDSALSEIAEADFSEKASTEYIVNKLIPYIAAGLQS encoded by the coding sequence GTGAAAAAACTTGATACAAAATCACGTATTTTAAATGCCGCAGAGCAATTATTTGCGCGGTATGGTTTTAATAACACATCGCTTCGCCAAATTACGAGTGAAGCGAATGTTAATTTAGCCTCTGTTAATTACCACTTTGGCTCTAAAAAATCTTTGATTCAAGCGGTAATGGCTCGCTACCTTGAAGTATTTATGCCGACCGTTTTTTCTGAATTGCAATTATTGGTCAATAATCAAGATTCGGATAATGCTCAGCCTAGTGTTGATCAATTATTGAATGCATTTGTTAATCCGTTATTGGCGTTAAATAAAATTAATAATCAAAGTGCGCGTCATTTTATGGTTATGATTGGCCGCGGTTATTCTGAAACGCAAGGCCATTTACGAAGATATATTAGCGAACAATATAGCCAAGAGCTCAATCAGATTATTGAATTGTTTGCTAAAACATTACCGCACTTAACTAAAAGTGAATTGTTTTGGCGCTTGCATTTTTCACTCGGTTCTCTTGTATTTATGATGACTTCTGATTCAGCGTTGTCAGAAATAGCCGAGGCAGATTTTAGCGAAAAAGCATCGACAGAATATATCGTGAATAAATTGATTCCTTACATAGCAGCGGGTTTACAAAGTTAA